The Pseudoliparis swirei isolate HS2019 ecotype Mariana Trench chromosome 16, NWPU_hadal_v1, whole genome shotgun sequence genome includes a window with the following:
- the cnih4 gene encoding protein cornichon homolog 4: MEAAVFILSLVDCCALIFLSVYFIITLSDLECDYINARACCSKLNKWVIPEMVGQCLTTMLMLVSTHWFIFLLNLPVAAWNIYRYVKVPLGNMGVFDPTEIHNRGQLKSHMKEAMIKLGYHLLCFFIYLYSMILALIND; the protein is encoded by the exons atggaggCGGCAGTGTTCATTCTATCACTTGTGGACTGCTGTGCACTTATTTTCCTCTCGGTGTACTTT ATTATCACCTTGTCTGATCTAGAATGTGACTACATCAATGCTAGAGCCTGCTGCTCCAAGCTGAACAAA TGGGTAATTCCAGAGATGGTTGGTCAGTGTCTCACCACGATGCTGATGTTGGTCTCCACGCACTggttcatcttcctcctcaacCTGCCTGTAGCTGCCTGGAACATTTATAG GTATGTGAAGGTTCCATTGGGAAACATGGGCGTGTTTGACCCCACTGAGATCCACAACCGAGGTCAGCTCAAGTCCCACATGAAAGAGGCCATGATTAAACTGGGTTACCACCTGCTctgcttctttatttatttgtatag CATGATCCTGGCTCTGATCAACGACTGA